From the genome of Gemmatimonadota bacterium, one region includes:
- a CDS encoding cupin domain-containing protein, translating to MYFVEEENMSQKSIAPGVSIAVAGGDRAQMSFVTLTPGSQVPMHDHPHEQLGVVLEGEFVMVIGGESRTIRTGDKYVIPGGVQHGVTEVMTRSVALDIFSPPREDYA from the coding sequence ATGTATTTCGTCGAAGAAGAAAACATGTCCCAAAAGTCCATCGCCCCGGGCGTGAGCATCGCCGTGGCCGGAGGCGACCGGGCCCAGATGTCCTTCGTTACGCTCACGCCGGGATCGCAGGTGCCCATGCACGACCATCCTCACGAACAGCTGGGCGTGGTGCTGGAAGGTGAATTCGTCATGGTCATCGGCGGGGAAAGCCGGACCATTCGGACGGGCGACAAGTACGTGATTCCCGGCGGGGTCCAGCACGGCGTGACCGAGGTCATGACCCGATCCGTCGCCCTGGATATATTCAGCCCGCCCCGGGAGGATTACGCGTAA